The genomic segment gtgtaaaaagtgaaggggtctgaatactcattcTAAGTGTCAACAATCAatgacatttatttataaagcccttcttacatcagctgatgtcactacagaaacccagcttaaaaccccaaacagcaagcaatgcaggtgtagaagcacaacaAAGCTATAAGTGACAATGCAGGCTGACCTCTGTATTCCCACAAGTGGCTTCCCTCGATGGGCCGCCTCCACACTTTGAAGTTATTCTTCTCCATGACAACCTCCCAGCCGGTCTCCATCTGCCCTGCAGCCTTCTCCTTTTCTGAAGATGCACTCAGATTCTTCACCTTCTCCAAAGCTTGGAGCTCTAGTCCACATCTGGGGAAGTGTGCAGTGATAGAGATCTTAACACGGTAATATCACAGTACCAAAATGTCATGATACCAACATTTTGGAATACCGTAGCACCATTTCATATGATAGACTTTTTCCAGCCCTAGCGATCTAAAAAAAAACTGCTACAAAATGTTTATAAATTCAGTTGAATTGAAGCAACAGCCACTAGTCTCTGGTATGCACAGGTCCAATCATATTCACTTCCATGCTCACATCACGTGTAGCAGCTGTAATCAGCCAGCATAACCCTCTACCAGCCCTCCCTCACATGCTTCTCTCCTTCTGCTCTTCATGCGCATCCTCAGTCagttaaaacaaaatatatacatttagcaGTGATGGAGAGCAGGGATGCAGACCCTGATGACAAAGAGAGCAATGTTGatacattgtatcatttcaaatagcCTGTTTTAACCAAGAGCACAGACCTGTCTGAGTTTGAAGTTCACTGTCATGCAGCCTCAGTGTCAGAGGGGTAAAATGGAGCACTGCTTGGCGACAGGCCTGCTTGCAGCTTCACAGCAAAGAAAATGGCTTGTCTCGAGCCTATATGGTTTTTAAAAATGTGACCCATATTACTGGAGATACCTATTTTAAAATGGGATTCGTGCACATTTGatataattttaaaaacatttttattttacctttatttaaccaggcaagtcagttaagaataaattcttattttcaatgacggcctaggaacagtgggttaactgcctgttcaggggcagaacgacagatttgtactttgtcagctcgggggttactagtccaacactctaaccactaggctaccctgccgccccatgtcgCAGGCTGTTGTACTAATCCCGGGTTCGCTAATTATTGGTTTGATAAGACAGTTCGGtcatgttacctagctagctaacaacctggtaacttaACAGTAGGTTTAGGCAAATGTAATTGGAAcaggaagaaaggaaaagggtATGCTACTCAAAAAGGTAGGAATCATACGCCTAATGTAAGCctaaactacagttgaagtcagaagtttacatgcttaggttggagtcattaaaacacatttttaaaccactccacaaatttcttgttaacaaactatagttttggcaagtcggttaggacatctacgttgtgcatgacaagtaacttttccaacaattgtttaaatcTAAAAGGCCTTAGATCATgacaacaagattctctggtctgatgaaaccaagattgaactatttgtcctgaatgccaagcattacgTCTGGAGGCaacaggcaccatccctatggtgaagcatggtggtggcagcatcatgctgtggggatgtctttcagcggtagggactgggagactagtcaggatcaagggaaagatcaACGGAGTAAAgtagaaagatccttgatgaaaacctgctccagagcgctcaggacttcagactggggcaaagggtcacattccaacaggacaacgaccctaagcacacagccaagacaacacaggagcgacttcgggacaagtctcaatgtccttgagtggtccagccagagcccggacttgaacccgatcgaacatctctgtagacctgaaaatagctgtgcagcgacactccccatccaacctgacagagcccgaggggatctgcagaggggaatgggagaaactccccaaatacaggtgtgccaagtctGTAGCATCATATTCAagaatactcaaggctgtaatcgctgccaaaggcacttcaacaaagtactgagtaaagggtctgaattcttagaTGAATGTGATATTTTAGTTTATCTTTCATAAATGTGCAAGTCCCAGACCCGTTTTTGCTGGACCCCCGATGCTGACAGGGCATTCATGGCGCTCAAGGAACGTTTCACCTCTGGACCCATCCTCGTTCATCCTGATCCAACTCTTCCCTTTGTGATGGAGGTGGACACCTCGGACACCAGAGTGGTCCTTTCACAGCGGAACGAGGACAACAAGAAAACTGCACCCATGTgcctttcaagggtttttcttaatttttactattttctatattgtagaataatagtgaagacatcaaaacaagaaataacacaaatggaatcatttagtaaccaaaagtgttaaaaatatatatttatatttcctcatgagtgtgcaagctgtcatcaaggcaaagggtggctactttcaagaagctcaaatataaaatatattttgattagtttaacacttttttggttactacatgattccatatgtgttatttcatagttttgatgtcttcactagtatactacaatgtagaaaatagtaaaaaaagaataacctggaatgagtaggtgtgtacaaacttttgactggtaccgtatgCATGCATGCGTCTATATCTCACTCTAGAACAAgattatctattttggatgcaatttcaATGGCGTTGATGGAGCGATAGGAAGATTGCGAGAGAGTGCTTGCGCGTGCACTTATTTAAAGCAAGGATATTCTTATAGgctgttttatttaaaaaaaatactttacaatttttaaaaaaacaaggtGACCTccgaaagccagatggagatgtgtAAATTAGAAGCGCATTcagtctttatattactgtaatataggctatgctgcagcaaatgtaggcctaccagtcACAATAAAAAAAAGTTAACATGAGATAGGTCTACATGCAATGTGAACTGAGCTCCATACTGGGATGGGCGGTCTGTGCCCACCCTTCATCATGCAGAGGCCGTAGAGAAGCCAGAATTATATTATTGCATaaaatttaacagttccatttcataCCATAATGTTCATATAAATAATGAATTAAAATTATTTATCTGTGGAACAGGGAGTGGTTTGgggcagtaaatctcagtaaccaGGTTCCCACACTTCAACCTTAGTATAAACTTAGAAAATACATTTATTGAAAACTTTTCAAAACTTTTTATTAATAAGTTTAACGGTACtgaaaaaccatcctgtggctatttccaaattcCCCGATATACAGCATAAGGCATACTGCCCAAGCCTagctggtaggcttgatcaccaataATGAGAAatcctatagggaggtcagaggcctggcagtgtggtgcaaagacaaaaacctctccctcaatgtcaaaaAAGACAAAAGATTGTGGCGAATAGGAGGGCCGAACATgccccccattcacatcgacggggctgtagtggagcgggtcaagagcttaAGGTTTCTCGGTGTCCGCATCAATAAGGATCTATCATGTTccaaaacacaccaacacagtcgtgaagaggacacgacaacaccACTACTCCCTCAGCAGGctaaaaagatttgacatggaccctcagatcctcaaaaggtccaTCAGCTGCACCACTGTGAGCagcttgactggctgcatcccaGATTGGTATTGCAATTGCTTAGTATTCGACCGacaggcgctacagagggtaatgcatacAGACTAGTAAATCACAGCGTCAAGCTCCCTGACATCCAGGAtgtctataccaggcggtgacagaggaaggccctaaaatgtgtcaaacactccagccacccaagtcataagctgtgttcgaatactcatactaaacCGCACTAACCTTACTATTTCTGACGTGAatttagtatgcttattggtcatagttagtatgccaaaagttcccagaTGTTGTACTAAATTAGCCAAAATACaaagtatacaagcagtggacaaTATTTCCTTGCTTTTAGGGCAAGTAATGCAATTcagaaaatgggcgtggcttcacaacGTTTTCAGATTTTAAGAAAATAgtggaaaatatgcagccgaagtccgACGAGAGCGTATACAAACTCATTGctttatgacaaatgttaaggaaatgttgagcaatgtatagtcgttgtgcgtccacaatggacattgttaattctggctatctactccgatttcagagagagccagagcgcagaatacctgatgaatttacaaacgctaAAAACCCCATTGAATATATGGCCGGTGTCAGGAAACGTCTGCAAAAAAAGtggaattaaattgttgccagcagcacagttacaatcacaaatgctctggataacatgaaaacagcctaaccagctctgctagggcaattAAAATGGTCAGATTGAGGCcttctctcatttgtgtcaggaattagctagcaagctagccgaCTAAgctgttagcttgggtgcttgactgcagaACGCTCGGCTCAACTcgactcctcggccagagcgtaacactctgaatttatgaactGAAAATCTGACAAACAACGGTCTGCAATTACGGACGCCTAGAGCGCACCCTGGCACTctagattgaatttacgaacacaccccaaatcgtaaaatgtctagctagtaatttgttacgctaacaagctagcaagaagttgcatagcaacagcatcaacttccggtagacagccGAAGCGCTAGtatgctcaactgaaaggataccatttgtttacagtatactaaaattaaCTAATAGTATGTGGTATATACTCATTAACAACACAGCTATAGACCgttatctctgctaccgcatgttAAGTGGTGCCCaagcaccaagtctgggaccaaaaggctcctgaacagcttctacccccaaaccataaaaCTAACTGTcagtaatcaaatggctaacctGACTATTTGAATTGACCCCCTTTCTTATTTGCActgacggaatctaaaacaaaaatccagaaaatcacattgtatgatttttaagcaattaatttgcattttattgcatgacataagtatttgatacatcagaaaagcagaacttaatattttgGTACAGAAAACTTTGTTTGCAATTATAGAGATCATAcgcttcctgtagttcttgaccaggtttgcacacactgcagcagggattttggcccactcctctatacagaccttctccagatccttctggtttcggggctgtcactaggcaatacggactttcagctccctccaaagatgttctattgggttcaggtctggagactggctaggccactccaggaccttgagatgcttcttacggagccactccttagttgccctggctgtgtgtttcgggtcattgtcatgctggaagacccagccacgacccatcttcaatgctcttactgagggaaggaggttgttggccaagatctcgcgatacacggccccatccatcctcccctcaatacggtgcagtcgtcctgtcccttttgcagaaaagcatccccaaagaatgatgtttccacctccatgcttcacggttgggatggcgttcttggggttgtactcaacattcttcctccaaacacggcgagtggagtttagaccaaaaaagctctatttttgtctcatcagaccacatgaccttctcccattcctcctctggatcatccagatggtcattggcaaacttcagacaggcctggacatgcgctggcttgagcagggggaccttgtatGCGCTGCagaattttaatccatgatggcatagtgtgttactaatggttttctttgagactgtggtcccagctctcttcaggtcattgatcaggtcctgccgtgtagttctgggctgatccctcaccttcctcatgatcattgatgccccacgaggtgagatcttgcatggagccccagaccgagggtgattgaccgtcatcttgaacttcttccattttctaataattgcaccaacagttgttgccttctcaccaagctgcttgcctattgttctgtagcccatcccagccttgtgcatgtCTAtaatttaaccctgatgtccttacacagctccctggtcttggccattgtggagaggttggagtctgtttgattgagtgtgtggacaggtgtcttttatacaggtaacgcattcaaacaggtgcagttaatacaggtaatgagtggagaacaggagagcttCTTCAAAccagaaaaactaacaggtctgtgagagccggaattcttactggttggtaggtgatcaaatacttatgtcatgcaataaaatgctaattacttacttataaatcatacaatgtgattttctggatttttgttttagattccgtctctcacagttgaagtgttcctactcagaaagacacagctgtaatcggtgccaaaggtgcttatacaaagtattgactcaggggtgtgaatacttatgtaaattagatctgTATTTAATAttcaacatgttttcactttgtcattatggagtattgtgtgtagatgggtgagaaaacaattgtatttaatccattttgaattccggttgtaacaaaatgtggaatgaatcaaaagggtatgaatactttcaagGTACTGTAAACTACATATGCTCACACATACACGCATATTGACGCCACTCACACGCTGCCCCTACGCTGCTTATTATACGTTGACAGTACAATATGGACACAATGTTCACatgataaactgggtggttcgagccctgaatgttaGTTGCCAGACTGCCGcaggggtatgacaaaacatgtatttttacgttggtaacaagtttataatagcaataaggcacatcgggggtttgtggtatatcgccaatataccacggctaaggtctgtatccaggcactccgcgttgcgtcgccTTTAAGAGCTGCCCTTGCAGTGATATATTGTCCATATATCACACCCCCtttggccttattgcttaattttaAGTAACAGCATGTACCTGTGTAGTTCGTCATCTCGAACCTTCTCGTCCTCCCACATAAATACACCAGCCAGTGCAGCCATAAGCTTCCCCGTGGAGGCGTGCTTGCTCTGGAGTCGACGCCATATGCTTCCTACCAGAGTCCACCTGGTACGCTCCGAGTACAGGTTTGAGTAGAGCTCTCCAATCTGATGAGCGCGTCGAAGCCTCTGGCCGGTCACAAAGCTACAATGGTTGGCAAAAATTGACAGCAGGCCTTGCTTCTTCTTGTCAGATCTCGCTTTTTCATTCGTGCCCATCCCCGATCTCTGGAGCCATGACAACAACAGGCCAATGCGTCGTCCCATCCATGAGGTGGTTACGGATTTGCCCTTGCCAATTCCCTGTCCCAGTGCATTACTGCTTTGAAACCTAACAGCACATACACCGATTTCACATAACGCTATAGGCCGCCGTTGTATAGACTGAAACATGCTGCAGGTTGTGCAAGTTAAACAACTAGAAGTGGCCGCTAATTAAAGCAAGTGGTTGAATTGGAACACTCGTTACCAACAATGTCACGTTTTGACACTGTCAATATTGACGGCAAACTACGAATAATTTACATAACTATAAGAAGTAAACCACACTGCCAAATATGAGGCTTGTGCCAACGTTAGCTGGTTATACAGCTAGGTTGTTCCTTTACAGGCCTAACAAAGTATCAAGGTCCCATGCTCTTAGTAAACTTATGACGTTTGTCTAGCTAACGTAAACTGCACGAGCCAAGCACTATCTACCATGGAACCGATTACCTTTGCACAGCGGGCAGATTACGTACAGTTTTTTGAATAGTTGTATAAACCACTATTACTTTTAATTGTGCGCAATTCGGTTAAATTACTAGCTCACCAATTTCACGTTTTACTTGCACATCGCAGTCAGTCGACCTGATCCCTACCTTCCACACCCCTCGAGAGGACCCTCCTTTTTTGGATAACACAATTATTATTGGTCATTCGTCGTTGGGGTGCAATTTTCATTGGCAGTAGTTGGTGTCAATATTTTGATTAGCAACTAGCATGTTAAGTTGTGATCCTGACGTCATTCTGCCTTGAAGGACCACGATAAAGGTGAAAAGGAGTCTATGCAAATGCACAGTTGCATTAGCAAGGTAATCAGAAATAATGCTAAACGAAAAAAATAATACAG from the Oncorhynchus tshawytscha isolate Ot180627B linkage group LG33, Otsh_v2.0, whole genome shotgun sequence genome contains:
- the LOC112231083 gene encoding stAR-related lipid transfer protein 7, mitochondrial, with translation MFQSIQRRPIALCEIGVCAVRFQSSNALGQGIGKGKSVTTSWMGRRIGLLLSWLQRSGMGTNEKARSDKKKQGLLSIFANHCSFVTGQRLRRAHQIGELYSNLYSERTRWTLVGSIWRRLQSKHASTGKLMAALAGVFMWEDEKVRDDELHRCGLELQALEKVKNLSASSEKEKAAGQMETGWEVVMEKNNFKVWRRPIEGSHLWEYRVLGSYNDVTPRQFFNVQLDTEYRKKWDALVLKLEVVDRDVNTGSEVVHWATHFPYPMYSRDYVYVRRYDVDVENNLMVLISRAVQHPGVPETQDYVRVHLYQSKMVIRPHKTFDENGFDYLLTYSDDPQTAFPRYCVSWMVSSGMPDFLEKLHTAALRAKNLEVGIYDYASVIKSNDTKHQPSQDRIGDNTRPGQIYA